The stretch of DNA aATGGTCATCGGTATAATGGGGGCAACAAGCTACGGTTCGACACTGGTTCTCCCCGGAGCTGGATTCAATCCGGCCGAATCGTTGGAAGCTATCGTTGAAGAGAGGTATATTTAGTTCGGCTTGATCGATTAAGAAATTAGAAGGCATTTTTCCAGGTGTTCGGTAATCTACGGCACGCCAACCATGTACGTAGATTTAGTACGAAAGGTTCACGAGACAAACGTCAAGCTACCTCCGGTGGATCTGGCGGTGACAGGAGGTGCAACCTGCTCGCCCAAACTGTTCCTAGACATTCAAGAAGCGTTGCGTGTGAAACAAGTGAAAACGGTGTTCGGAATGACGGAAGGGACGGCCGTCTTTTTCCAGTCATTGTTCAATGAGTCCAGGAAAAATGTGCTGGAAACAGTGGGTCATTTGATGGATCACTATGAGGCGAAAGTTGTAGACCCGGATGGAAACACTGTGCCGTTCGAGGCTTCCGGCGAGTTGTGGGTGCGTGGCTATGGAACCATGCTTGGCTACTGGGGCGACGAGAGGAAAACAAGGGAAACAATCGGCGCGGACAAGTGGCTGAGAACCGGCGACCAGTTCCAGCTGAGGGAGGATGGCTATGGGAAAATTGTGGGTCGCATCAAGGAGATGGTGATACGAGGTGGAGAAAACATCTACCCGAAAGAGATAGAGGACTTTCTCAACAATCATCCAAAGGTTCGCGAAACGCACTGCATTGGTGTTCCGGACGAGCGGATGGGTGAGGAACTCTGTGTCTACGTGCGACTGAGGGACACTTCACAGCCTCTGGATCATGCCGAGATGAAGCAGTACTGTAAGGGCAAGATCTCCCATTTCAAGATTCCAAAGTACTTGAGGGTTGTCGATGATTTCCCGAAAACTACGTCGGGAAAAATACAAAAGTTTAAACTGTTGGAGCAGTTCAAAAGCGAGTCCAAATGAGATTGAAAAGATAAGATTATAGTTTTAAGAATGAAATCCTTCCAAATAAATAAGCCGTGAGAAAAGTTGTATTCAAACTGCATAAAGTTTGGTTTTTGTATATCAACCTCTATTCTTCCATTATTCGCTTTGATTTTTAACCCTTCGTACTGTCCACAGGTCGGAATCAACCCCGCCTTTCAAACGCCGGAAGCGGAATACTCCCTCAACAAAGTCGGCATCAAAGCATTGATAGCCGCGGAGAAACATCGCACTCAAAACTACTACGAGATGCTGACAAGGATCATTCCAGAACTACAAACCGACAGAACAGGCCAATTAAGAAGCAAAAAGGTGCCTTCTTTGCAAACAGTGATCTTCGACAATGACAGCGGACCCAGTCTACCGTAAGATTAGGCCAAACGCAAATAATTGTGTCTACTTGTGCAAATTCGTACCATTTCAGGGGAACAATTTCCTTCAAAGATCTATATAACCTCGCAACCGAACAGGACCTCTCGTTGATAGAGTCCATCCAGACTAAAATATCCCCAGACAGTGGAACCAACCTGCAGTTCACCTCCGGTACCACTGGGAAACCGAAAGCGGCGCTCATGTCACACTACGGTTTCGTAAACAACGGCATCCACATTGCCAAGCGGAACGAGTTTGACCTTAAGCAGCACCGCATCTGTCTGCAGGTACCCTTGTTCCATGCATACGCAATGGTCATTGGTGTGATGGCGGCAATTACCTACGGTACCACGCTGGTGCTTCCAGGAGCCGGCTATAGGCCATTCGAATCGCTGGAAGCGATAATCAAAGAGAAGTTAGTGGATGATTGTTCGAAACAGAGCTTGCCGAAATGTAGTTTGCGTTTTTCAGATGCACAGTGATCTACGGCACCCCCACGATGTACGTTGACTTGGTGAACCAAATCCGACAAAGCAAAATTCAGTTGCCATCGGTGGATCTGGCCGTTACGGGAGGAGCCACATGTTCACCGAAGCTCTTCATGGACATCCAGGAAGCTCTGGGAGTACGTCAAGTGAAGACCGTCTTCGGGATGACCGAAGCCTCGGCAGTGTTGTTCCAATCGTTGCACGACGATAGCAAAGAGAACGTGTTGGGAACGGTTGGACACCTTACCGATCATTACGAAGCAAAGGTGGTCGATGGGGATGGAAATGTAGTCCCTTTTGGGGCACCAGGAGAAC from Toxorhynchites rutilus septentrionalis strain SRP chromosome 3, ASM2978413v1, whole genome shotgun sequence encodes:
- the LOC129779741 gene encoding medium-chain acyl-CoA ligase ACSF2, mitochondrial isoform X1, which codes for MLRLFAWKHFPGSTLRSFHTSRAIFSSNAAQPLASLAQEQRQSYIHHIGKHPLVYRNVGQHLRLAAEKYPNNEAIVSCHENIRLTYSEVLEKVDRLAASFYQLGLQKGDRIGIWAPNGTQFYLSALAAARAGLISVGINPAFQTPEAEYSLNKVGIKALIAAEKHRTQNYYEMLTRIIPELQTDRTGQLRSKKVPSLQTVIFDNDSGPSLPGTISFKDLYNLATEQDLSLIESIQTKISPDSGTNLQFTSGTTGKPKAALMSHYGFVNNGIHIAKRNEFDLKQHRICLQVPLFHAYAMVIGVMAAITYGTTLVLPGAGYRPFESLEAIIKEKCTVIYGTPTMYVDLVNQIRQSKIQLPSVDLAVTGGATCSPKLFMDIQEALGVRQVKTVFGMTEASAVLFQSLHDDSKENVLGTVGHLTDHYEAKVVDGDGNVVPFGAPGELWVRGYGTMLGYWEDEIRTKETIDVDKWLKTGDQFVLREDGYGQIVGRLKEVIIRGGENIFPKEIEDFLNTHPAILETHCVAVLDERMGEEVCAFVRLKDPAHTVDMQGIGEFCRGKIAHFKIPKYLRVLEEFPKTTSGKVQKFRLQEMFKNESKEKLFYF
- the LOC129779741 gene encoding medium-chain acyl-CoA ligase ACSF2, mitochondrial isoform X2 is translated as MLRLFAWKHFPGSTLRSFHTSRAIFSSNAAQPLASLAQEQRQSYIHHIGKHPLVYRNVGQHLRLAAEKYPNNEAIVSCHENIRLTYSEVLEKVDRLAASFYQLGLQKGDRIGIWAPNGTQFYLSALAAARAGLISVVINPAYQVPEIEYALTKVGVKALIANERYRTQEYYQMLAQLTPELADCKPGELKSTKLPSLSTVIIDSEQNHKLPGAIAFRDLSQLATESEVSSIEALQSRISPDSGVNIQFTSGTTGHPKAAIISHYGFVNNGIHIGRRNELDRKDHRICVQTPFFHVFGMVIGIMGATSYGSTLVLPGAGFNPAESLEAIVEERCSVIYGTPTMYVDLVRKVHETNVKLPPVDLAVTGGATCSPKLFLDIQEALRVKQVKTVFGMTEGTAVFFQSLFNESRKNVLETVGHLMDHYEAKVVDPDGNTVPFEASGELWVRGYGTMLGYWGDERKTRETIGADKWLRTGDQFQLREDGYGKIVGRIKEMVIRGGENIYPKEIEDFLNNHPKVRETHCIGVPDERMGEELCVYVRLRDTSQPLDHAEMKQYCKGKISHFKIPKYLRVVDDFPKTTSGKIQKFKLLEQFKSESK